TTGGGGATAAATTAATCATTGGGAAATTCTGTGCGATTGCTGAAGGCGTAACATTTATTATGAATGGAGCAAACCACCGTATGGACGGCATTACAACGTATCCGTTCAATATTTTCGGTGGAGGCTGGGAGAAAGTTACACCTGCAGTGGAGCAGCTACCGTTTAAAGGAGATACAGTGATCGACAATGATGTATGGATTGGTCAGAATGTTACGGTTATGCCGGGGGTTAAGATTGGCGACGGTGCAATTATCGGCGCCAATGCAACCGTAACAAAAGATGTAGAGCCTTATGCAATTGTCGGCGGCAATCCGGCCAGATTGATTAAAAAGAGGTTTAGCGATGAAATGATTGAATTACTGTTAAAGCTTCAATGGTGGAATTGGAATGAGCAAAAGATATTTAATAACCTTGAGCTATTGGTTTCCGTAAATGATATTACCGCAGTTGAAAAGTTGTTGGCGAACGAAAAGTGAGGGGGTACTCAACGTTGAAAAGGGCGATATATTTAATCACTGGCGTTATGGCGTCTGGAAAGTCAACCGTTGCGGAACTGCTTGCCTCGAAAATGGAAAAGAGCGTGCATCTGCGCGGTGACGTGTTTCGCCGAATGATTGTCTCCGGACGTGCCGAAATGTCCGCACAGCCGTCCGATGAGGCTATCCGACAGTTGCACCTGCGCTATCGCCTGACCGCAGATGCGGCAAAGACCTATTATGACAACGGGTTTTCTGTCGTTTTTCAGGATAATTACTACGGTGAAGAAATTTTCCGCCTATTGGATATGTTGCAGGATTATCCCGTTCATGTAATCGTGCTCTGCCCGAATGTGGAGTCAGTCAAAAAACGTGAAAAGATGCGGGGAAAGGTCGGTTATACCGGCTTTACGGTAGAGGCTCTGTATGCGGATTTCATGAAGGAGACTCCCCGAATCGGCTTTTGGCTGGATACCTCGGAACAGTCCCCGGAACAATCAGTTGAGGATATTTTGTTACACTTTGGGGAGTAATAGGGTTGGAGGAGATATTTATATGCCCGGTAAAAGATATCGATGGAAGTATAGTTGTGGGGGGAACAGGCAAGTCTGGCGTCAGGGCTATAATAAAGATACGGTAGTTTAATTAATAAAATAACAAATAACAGGGACGGGGTTATTGCTTCTGCTAATCGGTTTTAATCGATAGCAACGATCCCGTCTCTGTGCTTTGCCTACGCATTAAGAACGTTCTTGACCAGAGTGGTCATTTGTTATATAATTACAAATGACCACTCTGGTCATTTTCGTTATTTGTGCCAAGAAGGAAATGAGGCGGTCATCATGTACTCGAAATTTTCTACTTTAGAACCGGACAAACGGGAACGGATTATCAATGCGGCTCTTAAAGAGTTTGCCCGAAACGGCTATGAAAAGGCTTCCACCAACGAGATTATCAAAGAAGCGGAAATATCCAAAGGATCATTATTCAACTATTTTAACAGTAAAAAAGAATTGTATTTGTTCTTGCTTGAATATGTGGTTGAAGTTATCGATAAAATCTACGATGAGGTAGATTGGAATGAAACCGACCTTTTTAGAAGAATGAGGGAGATAGGATTCATTAAGTTAAAAATTATGAAAAAATTCCCACAAGCATTTAATTTTCTTAAGACTGTTGCCCATGAGGACGCTGCGGAAGTGAAATCCGAAAGCGATAAAATAGGTAAGTATCTCATTGAAACCGGTCTCGAAAGAGGTTATCAAAATATCGACTGGACAAAATTCCGGGATGACATTGATCTTCAAAAAACGATCAATATTATTAATTGGACGATCCTAAGCTTTGCAGAGCAGCAAAGGGATAAAGTAAATTCCTTTGCGG
The Hydrogenispora ethanolica genome window above contains:
- a CDS encoding AAA family ATPase, whose protein sequence is MKRAIYLITGVMASGKSTVAELLASKMEKSVHLRGDVFRRMIVSGRAEMSAQPSDEAIRQLHLRYRLTADAAKTYYDNGFSVVFQDNYYGEEIFRLLDMLQDYPVHVIVLCPNVESVKKREKMRGKVGYTGFTVEALYADFMKETPRIGFWLDTSEQSPEQSVEDILLHFGE
- a CDS encoding TetR/AcrR family transcriptional regulator, translated to MYSKFSTLEPDKRERIINAALKEFARNGYEKASTNEIIKEAEISKGSLFNYFNSKKELYLFLLEYVVEVIDKIYDEVDWNETDLFRRMREIGFIKLKIMKKFPQAFNFLKTVAHEDAAEVKSESDKIGKYLIETGLERGYQNIDWTKFRDDIDLQKTINIINWTILSFAEQQRDKVNSFADISMEELREWDDYFDIMKRCFYKKEEQ